From one Rhipicephalus microplus isolate Deutch F79 unplaced genomic scaffold, USDA_Rmic scaffold_133, whole genome shotgun sequence genomic stretch:
- the LOC142790846 gene encoding bone morphogenetic protein 2-like → MTPSPGHKMGKWLLLLWTPLLLPHVCSGDPSLELAKARLLQALGLESAPHRGSSAKLPVVPDHMAKLFSKWRENEGAFLTTGGSADTVRSHTPWGPDREAQTGGARFRFNVSGDPDESLLGAELRLFRLPSEPSECPSGAAAPVELVRVYEVLRPATRKLGEAHLRLLDTRAISSKGWLALDVLPAVRRWLVGEPNHGLYVQVVDARTGASNSSRVLLRRERHSERYWAQRQPVLVTYSADGKRAPKRVRRGAARRRKQPPGKQGRDACRRHSLRIEFSHVGWNDWIVAPPSYEAYYCHGTCPFPMPEHLNSTNHAIVQSLVNSMRASKVPGACCVPTDLSPVSLLYVDAFERVVLKNYQDMVVEGCGCR, encoded by the exons ATGACGCCATCGCCTG GCCACAAGATGGGTaagtggctgctgctgctgtggaCACCTCTGCTGCTGCCGCACGTGTGCAGTGGCGATCCGTCGCTGGAGCTGGCCAAGGCACGCCTGCTCCAGGCACTCGGTCTGGAGTCGGCGCCGCACAGAGGCTCCTCCGCAAAGCTGCCCGTGGTGCCGGACCACATGGCCAAGCTGTTCTCGAAGTGGAGGGAAAACGAGGGCGCCTTCCTCACGACCGGCGGCTCGGCCGACACCGTGCGTAGCCACACGCCGTGGGGCCCCGACCGCGAGGCACAGACCGGGGGAGCACGCTTCCGCTTCAACGTGAGCGGCGACCCGGACGAGAGCCTGCTGGGGGCCGAGCTGCGCCTTTTCCGGCTCCCATCCGAGCCCTCAGAGTGTCCCAGTGGTGCCGCGGCGCCCGTCGAACTGGTACGCGTCTACGAGGTCCTCCGGCCGGCCACTCGCAAACTCGGCGAGGCGCACCTCCGGCTCCTGGACACGCGCGCCATCTCGTCCAAGGGATGGCTCGCCCTGGACGTCCTGCCGGCGGTGCGCCGCTGGCTGGTCGGAGAGCCCAACCACGGCCTCTACGTGCAAGTCGTCGACGCCCGGACGGGCGCCTCCAACTCCAGCAGGGTTCTTCTGCGGCGCGAGCGGCACAGCGAGCGATACTGGGCCCAGAGGCAGCCGGTGCTGGTCACGTACTCGGCCGACGGCAAGCGCGCGCCGAAGAGAGTCCGACGCGGCGCCGCACGGCGCCGAAAGCAGCCGCCGGGCAAACAGGGCCGCGACGCCTGTCGCCGCCACTCGCTGCGCATCGAGTTCAGTCACGTGGGCTGGAACGACTGGATCGTGGCGCCGCCCAGTTACGAGGCGTACTACTGCCACGGCACGTGCCCGTTCCCGATGCCCGAACACCTGAACAGTACGAACCACGCGATTGTGCAGTCGCTGGTCAACTCGATGCGCGCCAGCAAGGTGCCTGGCGCGTGCTGCGTGCCCACCGACCTGTCGCCCGTGTCGCTGCTGTACGTGGACGCGTTCGAGCGCGTCGTCCTTAAGAACTACCAGGACATGGTCGTCGAGGGATGCGGCTGCAGGTGA